Within Nocardioides rotundus, the genomic segment CCGGCTCCGAGGAGGACCACGCCGCGGCGGCCGCCGAGGGCTGGGCGGAGATCAAGCGCCGGCTCGCCGAGGAGCGTCACGACCTCTACCTGCTCGACGAGTTCACCTACCCGATGAAGTGGGGCTGGGTCGACGTCGACGACGTCGTGGCCACGCTCCGCGACCGTCCGGGACACCAGCATGTGGTGATCACCGGACGCGACGCGGACCAGCGACTGGTCGACGCCGCCGACCTGGTCACCGAGATGCGCAAGGTCACCCACCCGATGGACGCCGGCCAGAAGGGCCAGCGGGGCATCGAGTGGTGAGTCTGCCGCGGCTGGTCGTCGCCGCCCCCGCGAGCGGCCACGGCAAGACCACCGTCGCCACCGGGCTGATGGCGGCGCTGCGCCGCGCGGGCCACACGGTCAGCGGCCACAAGGTGGGGCCCGACTACATCGACCCCGGCTACCACGCCCTGGCCACGGGTCGCCCGGGCCGCAACCTGGACCCCTACCTCGTGGGCGAGCAGCGGATCGTGCCACTCCTCCTGCACGGCGCCGCCGGCGCCGACATCGCCGTCGTCGAGGGCGTCATGGGCCTCTTCGACGGTCGGCTCGGCGCCGACGGGTTCGCCTCGACCGCGCACGTCGCGACCCTGACCGGCAGCCCGGTGCTGCTGGTCGTCGACGTCTCCCACGCCTCTCGCACCATCGCCGCGATGGTGCACGGCCTGCGCACCTGGTCGCCCGAGGTCGACATCGCCGGCGTGATCCTCAACAAGGCCGGCACGGAGCGACACGCGGAGGAGGTACGGCGCGCCCTGGGCGACGCCGTACCCGTGCTCGGGGTGCTCCGCCGCGACGACGGCATCGAGGCGCCCTCGCGCCACCTCGGCCTGGTCCCCGCCGAGGAGCGGGCCGACGCGGCGCGAGCGCTGGACCGGCTCGCCGACCAGGTGGCCGAGCGCGTCGACCTGGACGCGGTGGTCCGGCTCGCCCGCGGCGCGCGAGACCTCGCCGGGGAGCCGTGGTCGGCCGCCGAGGCGATCGGCGAGGAGCCGTGCGCGCCCGCGCGGATCGCCGTCGCCGGCGGACGCTCGTTCACCTTCCGCTACGCCGAGACCACCGAGCTGCTCGAGGCGGCGGGCGCCGAGGTCACCACGCTGGACCCGCTGGCCGACCGGGCGCTGCCCGACGGCACGACCGGGCTCTACCTCGGCGGCGGCTTCCCCGAGATGCATGCCGCCGTGCTGGGGGCGAACGCCCCGCTGCTGGCCGACGTACGACGCCGCGTGGCCGGCGGGCTGCCCACGGTCGCGGAGTGCGCGGGGCTGCTCTACCTGTGCCGCAGCGTGCGCGGTCCGGCCGGGGAGCCGGCGCGGATGGCCGGGGTGATCGACGTGGACGCGGCGATGGCCCCGCGGCTCACGCTCGGATACCGCGAGGCGACCGCGACCGGCGACGACCTGCTGTCCAGGTCGGGCGAGCGGGTCACCGCGCACGAGTTCCACCGCACCGCCCTCTCCGGCGAGCCCGCGGGGCGGCCCGCCTGGTGGCTGCCGCAGCGCGTGGCGGCCGGGGTGGCGACGCCGACCCTGCACGCGTCGTACCTGCACGTGCACTGGGCCGGCCACCCGCACCTGGCGCGGCGCTTCGTCAGCCGAGCCGGATGAGCACCTCGCGGGCATCGTGCACCGTCGGGACGCCCGGCGGCGCGGGTGGGCGGCGCACCACGACCACGGGTACGTCGAGCTCGGTCGCGGCCTGCATCTTGGGCCAGGTCCAGGTGCCGCCGGAGTCCTTGGTGACCAACACGTCGCGGTCCTCCAGGACGGCCCGCTCGCCGTCGAGGTCGTAGGGGCCGCGGTCGCGCCGCACTCGCCACCGCGGCGGGAGGGCGAGGTCGGGCTCGTCGACCACCCGGACGAGGACGTCGGCCTCGGCGAGCGGGCCGGTGAACCGGTCCAGCGACTGCCGGCCGGTGGTGAGGAACGGCCGGCTCCCCAGCGCGGCCGCGGCCGCGGCGGCCCCGTCGTGGTCGGCGACCCAGTGCCAGGCATCCGAGCCGGGTACGGCGGCCCAGCCCGGCCGCTCCAGCCGCACCAGCGGGACGCCCGCCGCCGCGCACGCCGCCGCCGCGTTGGCGCTGATGCCCGCCGCGAAGGGATGGGTGGCGTCCACGACGTGGGTGACCCGCTGCTCGACGAGGTGGCGCCGGAGGCCCTCGGCGCCGCCGTACCCCCCGATCCGGACCGGCCCGACGGGCAGCCGCGGGTCCGCCACCCGGCCGGCGAGCGAGGAGGTCACGTCGATCCCGGAGTCGACGAGCAGCGCGGCGAGCTCGCGCGCCTCGGCGGTTCCGCCGAGCAGCAGGACGGTGGGCACGGGGTGAGGCTACGCCGCCGGCGCGTCGTGGCTGCAGCCGTCCCAGCCGGGCCGGTCGCGCAGGGTGATCGACACATGGTCGGTCAGGTCGAGGGTGGCCTCGCCGGTGCGGAGGAACACCATGCCGTGCGGCTCGGTCCAGAGGTATTCCGTCGGGCCGACCCGGCGATAGCTCCACCCGGCGAAGGTCTTGAGTCGATGGTGATGTCGACACTTCGGGACCAGGTTGCAGTCACAGGACGCGCCGCCCTCGCTCGTCGGGACCAGGTGGTC encodes:
- the cobO gene encoding cob(I)yrinic acid a,c-diamide adenosyltransferase, with translation MPQGKPTAVPDDGLTTRQRRNRPIVAVHTGDGKGKSTAAFGLALRGWNQGFDIGVFQFVKSAKWRIGEQTVLERLGALHEETGEGGPVAWHKMGSGWSWSRKAGSEEDHAAAAAEGWAEIKRRLAEERHDLYLLDEFTYPMKWGWVDVDDVVATLRDRPGHQHVVITGRDADQRLVDAADLVTEMRKVTHPMDAGQKGQRGIEW
- a CDS encoding cobyrinate a,c-diamide synthase; translated protein: MSLPRLVVAAPASGHGKTTVATGLMAALRRAGHTVSGHKVGPDYIDPGYHALATGRPGRNLDPYLVGEQRIVPLLLHGAAGADIAVVEGVMGLFDGRLGADGFASTAHVATLTGSPVLLVVDVSHASRTIAAMVHGLRTWSPEVDIAGVILNKAGTERHAEEVRRALGDAVPVLGVLRRDDGIEAPSRHLGLVPAEERADAARALDRLADQVAERVDLDAVVRLARGARDLAGEPWSAAEAIGEEPCAPARIAVAGGRSFTFRYAETTELLEAAGAEVTTLDPLADRALPDGTTGLYLGGGFPEMHAAVLGANAPLLADVRRRVAGGLPTVAECAGLLYLCRSVRGPAGEPARMAGVIDVDAAMAPRLTLGYREATATGDDLLSRSGERVTAHEFHRTALSGEPAGRPAWWLPQRVAAGVATPTLHASYLHVHWAGHPHLARRFVSRAG
- a CDS encoding cobalt-precorrin-6A reductase, giving the protein MPTVLLLGGTAEARELAALLVDSGIDVTSSLAGRVADPRLPVGPVRIGGYGGAEGLRRHLVEQRVTHVVDATHPFAAGISANAAAACAAAGVPLVRLERPGWAAVPGSDAWHWVADHDGAAAAAAALGSRPFLTTGRQSLDRFTGPLAEADVLVRVVDEPDLALPPRWRVRRDRGPYDLDGERAVLEDRDVLVTKDSGGTWTWPKMQAATELDVPVVVVRRPPAPPGVPTVHDAREVLIRLG